A DNA window from Pseudorasbora parva isolate DD20220531a chromosome 19, ASM2467924v1, whole genome shotgun sequence contains the following coding sequences:
- the cers2a gene encoding ceramide synthase 2a produces MLFGLSEWFWNERLWFPEGLGWANLEDHDGVTYSKAADLWVTLPIALAFLIIRQVFERMVAIPLAAAMGVKEKVRVHVADEPVLESYFKITSKNPKQGEIESLGKKTGYPERRIHRWFRRRRNQERPNQLKKFREASWRFTFYLLAFIAGLAALVDKPWFYEMEEMWAGFPMLPLLPSQYWYYMIELGFYMSLLFSVASDVKRKDFKEQIVHHVATILLISFSWVVNYIRAGTLIMLVHDASDYLLESAKMFNYAGWRKACNYIFIVFAVSFIITRLIIFPFWIIRCTWVYPVTIYRPFFGYYFFNGLLFVLLCLHIFWAVLILRMAIKFLPGNNIVEDERSDREETESDEDEDDETPMKNGAVQNGHSPLNNNHHRKNE; encoded by the exons ATGTTGTTCGGGCTGAGCGAGTGGTTCTGGAACGAGAGGCTGTGGTTTCCAGAAGGCCTCGGCTGGGCCAACCTGGAGGATCATGACGGTGTCACCTACTCCAAGGCAGCTGACCTCTGGGTGACCCTGCCCATCGCCCTCGCCTTCCTTATCATACGACAGGTCTTTGAGAG GATGGTGGCCATTCCTCTGGCCGCAGCTATGGGCGTAAAGGAGAAAGTCCGAGTGCATGTGGCAGACGAACCTGTGCTGGAGTCATACTTCAAAATCACAAGTAAAAACCCCAAACAG GGTGAAATCGAGAGTTTGGGTAAAAAAACCGGGTACCCCGAGAGACGGATCCACAGATGGTTCCGCCGACGAAGGAATCAAGAGAGACCCAACCAGCTGAAGAAGTTCAGAGAAGCCAG TTGGAGATTTACCTTTTACCTTCTTGCTTTCATTGCTGGCCTTGCTGCACTTGTTGAT aaacCTTGGTTCTACGAAATGGAGGAGATGTGGGCAGGGTTTCCAATGCTA cCGCTGCTGCCTTCTCAGTACTGGTACTACATGATCGAACTAGGGTTTTACATGTCACTCCTCTTCAGCGTAGCGTCAGACGTCAAGCGAAAA GACTTTAAAGAACAAATAGTGCACCATGTTGCCACCATCCTGCTGATTAGTTTCTCTTGGGTTGTGAACTACATCAGAGCAGGAACCCTCATTATGCTGGTGCACGACGCCTCTGACTATCTCCTGGAG TCTGCCAAGATGTTTAACTATGCCGGCTGGAGAAAAGCGTGCAACTACATATTCATCGTATTTGCTGTCAGCTTCATAATCACCAGACTCATCATCTTCCCATTTTG GATCATCCGTTGTACCTGGGTGTATCCAGTGACTATTTATCGTCCGTTTTTTGGGTATTACTTCTTTAATGGACTGCTGTTTGTATTGCTGTGTCTGCACATCTTCTGGGCCGTACTCATCCTGCGTATGGCCATCAAATTCTTGCCAGGCAAT AATATTGTGGAGGACGAGAGGAGCGACAGAGAAGAAACGGAGTCTGATGAGGACGAGGACGACGAGACCCCAATGAAAAATGGAGCAGTACAGAACGGCCACTCTCCCCTTAACAACAACCATCACCGCAAAAACGAGTGA